The Streptomyces sp. NBC_00224 genome contains the following window.
GTGGACGGGGTGCCCGTCGCCCTGCCCGACCGGGTCGAGTCGGCGCTGCTGCGGATCGCGCAGGGGGCGCTCGCGAACGTACGCGAGCACGCCGGGGCGCGCACGGCGGCGCTCACCCTCACCTATCTGGGTGACCAGATCGTGCTGGACGTCGCGGACGACGGGCGCGGGTTCGCGGTCGCGGAGGCGGGTGTACGAGCCCGGGGCGGCCGGGGCCACGGGCTGCCCGCGATGCGGGCGCGGGTGCGGCAGCTCGGCGGAACGCTGACGGTGGAGTCGGCGCCCGGGGAGGGTGCGGTGCTGACGGCGGCGGTTCCGTTGGATTCGTTGGATCCGTTGGATTCGTTGGAGGAAGTCCGATGAAGGTGCTGTTGTGCGACGACCACGCGGTCGTACGGGCCGGACTGCTCGCGCTGCTCGGCAGCGAGCCCGACATCGAGGTGGTCGGGGAGGCGGGCACCGGCGAGGAGGCGGTCGCGGCGGCGGCCAAGGTACGGCCCGACGTCGTGCTGATGGACCTCCAGCTCGGCCCGGGCATCGACGGGGTCGAGGCGACCCGGCGGATCGCGGGGACGGGGGTGCGGGTGCTCGTCCTGACCACGTACGACACGGACGCGGACATCACACGGGCGATCGCCGCCGGAGCGACGGGGTACCTGCTGAAGGCCGAGCGCCCGGAGGAACTCTTCGCGGCGATCCGCGCGGCCGCCCAGGGCCGCACCGCCCTGTCGCCCCCCGTGGCGAGCCGCGTCATGGAACGCATGCGGGGCACCGGCCGCCCCACGCTCACCGACCGCGAACTGGACATCCTGGCGCAGCTCTCCCGCGGCCTGGGCAACCGCGAGATCGCACGGGCGCTGTTCATCAGCGAGGCGACGGTGAAGACGCATCTGGGCCGGATCTACGAGAAGTTGGGGGTGGAGACGCGGGCGGGGGCGGTGGCGGAGGGGAAGGAGCGCCGCCTGCTCCCGTGAGGTTCAGCCCCCACCCCGCCCCTTCGCCTAAACCCTCCGGGGGTGGGTGGGGGTAGAGGTGGCTTCCCGGGGGCTACGCCCCCGGACCCTGTTCGTCTGCGGGCCGCCTGTGGCTGGTCGCGCAGTTCCCCGCGCCCCTGAAGGGGCCCGCCCGTCGCACGCCGGAGGGACTGACCTTCGTGCCGCCTGGGCTGGAGTTACCTAAGGGGCGCGGGGAACGGCGCGAGCAACCACAGCCGACCCGCAGACAAACACCGGGCCAAAAAGGGGCGCGGGGAACGGCGCGACCAGCCCCCACCGAACCCGCAGACAAACACGGGGTCTGGGGGCAACGTGCGGCCCGGACCCGATGACCGGGGGCTCAGGACCCGCCCCCCGCCCCCGCCATGGGACCATCGAGCGTGCTCGACATCGGCTACTCCCTCTCCAA
Protein-coding sequences here:
- a CDS encoding response regulator, with product MKVLLCDDHAVVRAGLLALLGSEPDIEVVGEAGTGEEAVAAAAKVRPDVVLMDLQLGPGIDGVEATRRIAGTGVRVLVLTTYDTDADITRAIAAGATGYLLKAERPEELFAAIRAAAQGRTALSPPVASRVMERMRGTGRPTLTDRELDILAQLSRGLGNREIARALFISEATVKTHLGRIYEKLGVETRAGAVAEGKERRLLP